A genomic stretch from Flavobacterium humidisoli includes:
- the purB gene encoding adenylosuccinate lyase encodes MTTLNELNAISPIDGRYRNKTQNLAPFFSEEALIKYRVLVEVEYFIALCQIPLPQLQGIDSSLFESLRNIYKNFSTEDALWIKETEKVTNHDVKAVEYFIKDAFEKLGLSQYKEFIHFGLTSQDINNTAIPLSTKEAFEQVYMPTLIAVIAKLKELSVEWKDIPMLARTHGQPASPTRLGKEILVFVERLEEQLRLLFNIPFAAKFGGATGNFNAHHVAYPQIDWKQFGNKFVETDLGLKHSFPTTQIEHYDHFAAFFDALKRINTILIDLDRDIWTYVSMDYFKQKIKAGEIGSSAMPHKVNPIDFENSEGNLGIANAIFEHLSAKLPVSRLQRDLTDSTVLRNVGVPFGHTIIAFEATLKGLNKLLLNESKFAEDLEKNWAVVAEAIQTILRREAYPNPYEALKGLTRTNEAIDKNAIHNFIATLEVSDAVRAELLAITPSNYTGI; translated from the coding sequence ATGACTACTCTAAACGAATTGAATGCTATATCGCCAATTGATGGAAGATATAGAAATAAAACTCAAAATTTAGCACCTTTCTTCTCTGAAGAAGCTTTAATAAAATACCGCGTTTTGGTTGAAGTGGAATACTTCATTGCTTTATGCCAAATTCCATTGCCTCAACTGCAAGGTATTGACTCAAGTTTGTTTGAAAGCTTGAGAAATATCTACAAAAACTTTTCTACTGAAGATGCCCTTTGGATTAAAGAGACAGAGAAAGTAACCAACCACGATGTAAAAGCGGTTGAATACTTCATTAAAGATGCTTTTGAGAAATTAGGTTTATCTCAATACAAAGAGTTCATTCACTTCGGATTAACATCTCAAGATATTAATAACACTGCAATTCCGCTTTCTACAAAAGAAGCGTTTGAGCAAGTTTATATGCCAACCTTAATTGCTGTAATTGCAAAATTAAAAGAATTAAGTGTTGAATGGAAAGACATTCCAATGCTAGCACGTACGCACGGACAACCAGCCTCTCCTACTCGTTTAGGAAAAGAGATTTTGGTTTTCGTAGAACGTTTAGAAGAACAATTACGTTTGCTATTTAATATTCCGTTTGCAGCTAAATTTGGAGGAGCAACAGGAAACTTTAATGCGCACCACGTTGCATATCCGCAAATTGACTGGAAACAATTCGGAAACAAATTTGTTGAAACCGATCTTGGTTTAAAACATTCTTTCCCAACAACTCAAATTGAACATTACGATCATTTTGCAGCTTTCTTTGATGCTTTAAAAAGAATCAACACCATTCTTATCGATTTAGATCGTGATATTTGGACGTATGTTTCAATGGATTACTTTAAGCAAAAAATTAAAGCTGGAGAAATTGGTTCGTCTGCAATGCCTCATAAAGTAAACCCAATCGATTTTGAAAATTCTGAAGGAAACTTAGGAATTGCAAATGCTATTTTTGAACATTTATCGGCAAAACTTCCTGTTTCAAGATTACAGCGCGATTTAACTGACAGTACTGTTTTACGTAATGTTGGAGTTCCTTTTGGACATACAATTATTGCTTTTGAAGCAACTTTAAAAGGTTTGAACAAGTTGCTTTTAAATGAAAGCAAATTTGCTGAAGATTTAGAGAAAAACTGGGCTGTTGTGGCCGAAGCTATTCAGACTATTTTACGTCGCGAAGCTTATCCAAATCCATACGAAGCTCTAAAAGGTTTGACTAGAACGAATGAAGCAATTGATAAAAATGCGATTCATAATTTCATTGCAACCTTGGAAGTTTCAGATGCAGTTAGAGCAGAATTATTAGCGATAACACCTAGTAACTACACAGGAATTTAA
- a CDS encoding cation:proton antiporter, translated as MIALSAAAESTHHLQPLISDLGLILMTAAIAVLLFRRLKQPLVLGYLIAGFLAGNHFDFFPSITDMKSVEVWAEIGVIFLLFSLGLEFSFKKLMKVGGTSSVTAITQILFMTVIGYCVGQWMGWGKMDSIFLGATLSISSTTIIIRAFDELGVKGKKFVGIVFGALIVEDIVAILMLVLLSTIAVSDQVSGTALLQSVLKLVFFLIIWFLGGIFIIPTIFKKAKHLLTDEMLLIISLALCLMMVIFASNVGFSPALGAFIMGSIIAETTMAEKIEHLIQPVKDFFGAVFFVSVGMLINPITLVNYALPVAIITLLTIFGKAFSSSIGALISGQPLKQSVQTGMSLAQIGEFSFIIATLGMTLKVTSDFLYPIIVAVSAITTFTTPFLIKYSERFALFLEAKMPKRWVKNINRYSVNAQAIKSVSTWQIVLRSSITQIVLHTIIITAIILLSSKFVAPLVADTRFGNTLAALLTLVVIAPFLWALSLRRVKVDEVETLWEERKYRGALLMLILIRMSLGLFFVGFLLNIFFSPLVAFVALIIAIGAYQIFPKKLNEQYHRIESHFLKNLNDRENKKIDRRYANLMPWDGHMSFFEIKKESNLVGQTLQELKIREQLGINIAYIKRGEVTIPIPTKTERLFPSDEICVIGTDAQITEFTKFLTQNETEPPTKVEETNIVLRQLEVSQDEFIQKSIGQFRAKTDGMVVGIERNGNRILNPESSLILEKNDILWVVGDKKKMNTLLAAK; from the coding sequence ATGATTGCACTAAGCGCCGCTGCTGAAAGTACACACCACTTACAACCTTTAATTAGTGATTTAGGTTTAATCCTAATGACTGCCGCAATTGCCGTTCTATTATTTAGAAGATTGAAACAACCTTTGGTTTTAGGCTACCTGATCGCAGGTTTTTTGGCTGGAAACCATTTTGATTTTTTCCCCTCAATAACCGACATGAAAAGTGTTGAAGTCTGGGCCGAAATCGGGGTTATATTTTTACTTTTCAGTTTAGGACTCGAATTCAGCTTTAAGAAACTAATGAAGGTTGGAGGAACTTCGTCTGTTACCGCCATAACCCAGATTCTATTTATGACCGTAATTGGTTATTGCGTCGGGCAATGGATGGGCTGGGGGAAAATGGATAGTATTTTCTTAGGAGCCACACTTTCTATTTCATCCACAACCATTATTATTAGAGCTTTTGACGAATTGGGAGTTAAAGGAAAAAAATTCGTCGGGATTGTTTTCGGAGCTTTAATTGTAGAAGATATCGTTGCCATCTTGATGCTTGTTTTATTATCAACTATTGCTGTAAGCGATCAGGTTTCTGGAACTGCATTATTACAATCTGTTTTAAAACTTGTTTTCTTTTTAATTATCTGGTTTTTAGGAGGAATCTTTATTATTCCAACTATTTTCAAGAAAGCAAAACATCTCTTAACAGACGAAATGCTCTTAATAATCTCATTAGCCTTATGTTTAATGATGGTGATTTTTGCTTCAAATGTTGGTTTCTCTCCAGCTTTAGGCGCTTTCATTATGGGATCTATTATTGCTGAAACTACAATGGCAGAAAAAATTGAGCATTTAATTCAGCCAGTAAAAGATTTCTTTGGTGCTGTTTTCTTTGTATCGGTAGGAATGTTAATCAACCCTATAACATTGGTTAATTATGCACTTCCGGTGGCTATAATCACTTTATTGACCATATTCGGAAAAGCATTCAGTTCTTCTATCGGAGCTTTAATTTCTGGCCAACCTTTAAAACAATCTGTTCAAACCGGAATGAGTTTGGCACAAATTGGAGAGTTCTCTTTTATTATTGCAACTCTTGGAATGACTTTAAAAGTTACCAGCGATTTCCTATATCCTATTATTGTTGCAGTATCTGCAATTACAACATTTACTACTCCATTTTTAATTAAATATTCGGAGAGATTTGCACTATTTTTAGAAGCAAAAATGCCTAAAAGATGGGTTAAAAATATTAACCGTTATAGTGTGAATGCGCAAGCTATTAAATCTGTAAGCACTTGGCAGATTGTTCTTCGTTCTTCGATTACACAAATTGTTCTTCATACGATCATTATTACTGCTATCATATTATTGTCATCCAAATTTGTAGCACCTTTAGTAGCCGATACAAGATTTGGAAATACTTTGGCCGCTTTACTGACTTTGGTTGTAATTGCACCCTTTTTATGGGCACTTTCGCTTCGTCGTGTAAAAGTAGATGAAGTTGAAACTCTTTGGGAAGAACGCAAATATCGTGGCGCACTTTTAATGCTTATTTTGATTAGAATGAGCCTTGGTCTATTCTTTGTTGGGTTTTTATTGAATATTTTCTTCTCTCCTTTGGTTGCTTTCGTCGCCCTGATTATTGCAATTGGAGCTTACCAAATTTTTCCTAAAAAATTAAACGAGCAATACCATAGAATTGAAAGTCACTTTTTAAAAAATCTTAACGATCGTGAGAACAAAAAAATCGACAGAAGATATGCTAATTTAATGCCATGGGACGGACACATGTCTTTCTTCGAAATTAAAAAAGAATCGAATCTGGTTGGACAAACTTTACAAGAACTTAAAATTCGTGAGCAATTAGGAATTAATATCGCTTACATTAAACGAGGAGAAGTCACAATTCCGATTCCTACCAAAACCGAACGTTTATTTCCAAGTGACGAAATTTGCGTAATTGGAACCGATGCTCAAATTACAGAATTCACAAAATTCTTAACTCAAAATGAAACAGAACCACCTACAAAAGTAGAAGAAACGAATATTGTTTTACGTCAGCTTGAAGTTTCACAAGACGAATTTATTCAAAAAAGCATTGGACAATTCAGAGCCAAAACAGATGGAATGGTAGTAGGAATTGAACGAAACGGAAATCGCATCTTAAACCCAGAATCAAGTCTAATCTTAGAGAAAAATGATATTCTGTGGGTTGTAGGAGACAAGAAAAAAATGAATACTTTGTTGGCAGCCAAGTAA
- a CDS encoding peroxiredoxin, whose translation MSTLRLGDIAPDFQAETTQGPINFHEWLGDSWGVLFSHPADFTPVCTTELGTVANYVPEFQKRNTKVIALSVDGLDSHKEWIKDINETQNTEVNFPIIADEDKKVANLYDMLHPNASDKFTVRSVFVIGPDKKIKLTLTYPASTGRNFDELLRVIDSLQLTANYSVATPANWKDGEDVVIAPAIPDSDIPAKFPKGHTPIKPYLRLTPQPNK comes from the coding sequence ATGTCAACATTAAGATTAGGTGATATAGCTCCAGATTTTCAGGCAGAAACCACACAAGGACCAATTAATTTTCACGAATGGTTAGGAGATTCTTGGGGTGTTTTATTTTCTCATCCAGCAGATTTCACACCGGTTTGTACTACTGAATTAGGAACTGTAGCGAACTATGTTCCAGAATTTCAAAAAAGAAATACTAAGGTTATTGCTTTGAGTGTAGACGGTTTAGACTCGCACAAAGAGTGGATTAAAGATATTAACGAAACTCAAAATACAGAAGTAAATTTCCCAATTATTGCTGATGAGGATAAAAAAGTAGCAAATCTGTATGATATGCTTCATCCAAATGCAAGTGATAAATTTACAGTGCGTTCTGTTTTTGTTATCGGTCCAGATAAAAAAATCAAACTGACTTTAACGTACCCAGCTTCTACAGGAAGAAATTTTGATGAATTACTTCGTGTAATTGATAGCTTACAATTGACAGCAAACTACAGCGTTGCAACTCCTGCAAACTGGAAAGATGGAGAAGATGTAGTAATTGCACCAGCAATTCCAGACAGCGACATTCCAGCGAAATTCCCAAAAGGACATACACCAATTAAACCTTATTTACGTTTGACACCACAGCCGAATAAGTAA
- a CDS encoding AEC family transporter — protein MNNFILIFFFLSLGLVLQHLKQFPTPIYKTLNKIVIYFCLPAITLYHIPKIKWSSELLFPIGAGWITYILAFIFFHFLGRRNGWSNKLIGCLILTAGLSNSSFLGYPIIEALFGKKGLETAVLVDQPGTFVVVSTLGVFTAAFYSKGSPDAFGIFKKIILFPPFIMFVVACLMNIFQVDLNENLQSALLKIGSLVTPLALLSVGLQLTFDRKSQHWKFLRLGLFFKLLLIPFVIFVLYVFIFNQHSEVIKITIMETAMAPMITGAILASTYGLKPKLSSMMIGFGIPISFVTLAFWYFILSFI, from the coding sequence ATGAACAACTTTATACTAATATTTTTCTTTCTTTCGCTAGGTTTAGTTTTACAACACTTAAAACAGTTTCCTACTCCTATTTATAAGACGCTCAATAAAATTGTTATTTATTTCTGTCTTCCTGCGATTACTTTATATCATATTCCAAAGATAAAATGGAGCAGTGAGTTGCTGTTTCCAATAGGAGCGGGGTGGATTACTTATATTTTAGCTTTTATTTTTTTTCATTTTTTGGGAAGAAGAAATGGCTGGTCGAATAAACTGATTGGATGTTTGATTCTAACAGCGGGATTAAGTAACAGTTCTTTTCTTGGTTATCCGATTATTGAAGCTTTGTTTGGTAAGAAAGGTTTAGAAACGGCTGTATTGGTTGATCAGCCTGGGACTTTTGTTGTTGTATCGACACTTGGTGTTTTTACTGCGGCTTTTTATTCAAAAGGAAGCCCAGATGCTTTCGGGATTTTCAAGAAGATTATTTTGTTTCCCCCTTTCATAATGTTTGTTGTCGCTTGTTTAATGAATATTTTTCAAGTTGATTTAAATGAAAATCTTCAATCAGCATTATTAAAAATTGGAAGTTTGGTAACCCCTTTAGCTTTGCTTTCGGTTGGTTTGCAGTTAACTTTCGATAGAAAAAGCCAGCATTGGAAATTTTTGCGACTGGGGCTTTTCTTTAAACTCCTTTTAATTCCTTTTGTGATTTTTGTTCTTTACGTTTTCATTTTTAACCAGCATTCTGAAGTTATAAAAATTACTATAATGGAAACCGCTATGGCGCCAATGATAACAGGCGCAATATTAGCCTCAACATACGGATTGAAACCAAAATTAAGCAGTATGATGATTGGTTTTGGGATACCGATTTCGTTTGTAACGCTTGCTTTTTGGTACTTCATTCTAAGTTTTATCTAA
- a CDS encoding Crp/Fnr family transcriptional regulator, whose translation MQQIRDNLERMVKLSDEDWNIFSSKLIRQEFSKKTAILHIGHVESYLSFIEKGIVRYYIPSENKDLTFTFVFDGEFTSGYDSFITRLPVNYTIETLADTILWRISYNDLQYIYAKTEIGNTIGRLASEVLFLKKSKRELSLLNDSAEQRYLNLFTEQPQLIQKIPQKYLASYIGITPQALSRIRKRIS comes from the coding sequence ATGCAGCAAATACGAGACAATTTAGAACGAATGGTAAAACTTTCTGATGAAGACTGGAATATCTTTTCGTCAAAACTTATCCGTCAGGAATTTTCAAAGAAAACGGCAATTCTCCATATTGGCCACGTTGAAAGTTACCTTTCCTTTATAGAAAAAGGAATCGTTAGATATTACATTCCTTCAGAAAATAAAGATCTTACTTTTACTTTTGTATTTGATGGCGAATTTACAAGCGGTTACGACTCCTTTATTACCCGATTACCAGTAAATTATACTATTGAAACTCTTGCAGATACCATATTATGGCGTATCTCTTATAATGATCTTCAGTATATTTATGCCAAAACCGAAATCGGCAATACTATCGGCCGTTTGGCAAGCGAAGTATTATTTCTTAAAAAATCAAAAAGAGAATTGTCGTTACTAAATGATTCTGCAGAACAGCGATACCTTAATTTATTTACAGAGCAACCTCAATTAATTCAAAAAATACCTCAAAAATACCTTGCTTCTTATATCGGTATTACTCCACAAGCTTTAAGCCGAATTAGAAAGCGCATTTCTTAA
- a CDS encoding Rrf2 family transcriptional regulator — translation MISGKFAITIHILTLLHKFPNDFLSSEFIAGSINLNPVLVRKEIANLKAHHVVESKEGKNGGTKLAVNAAELTLKQIFEMTFETIGLGFAKNQPNPDCPVGKNINQHLEALYSEMNQKVSTQLEGISLEDFSNQF, via the coding sequence ATGATTTCAGGTAAATTTGCCATAACGATTCACATTCTTACTTTGCTCCATAAATTCCCAAATGATTTTTTGTCATCGGAGTTTATTGCAGGAAGTATTAATTTAAATCCTGTTTTGGTTCGAAAAGAAATTGCCAACTTAAAAGCTCATCATGTTGTAGAAAGTAAAGAAGGAAAAAATGGCGGTACAAAATTGGCAGTTAATGCTGCCGAGCTTACTTTAAAACAAATATTCGAAATGACCTTTGAAACTATTGGTTTAGGTTTTGCCAAAAATCAGCCGAATCCTGATTGTCCTGTTGGAAAAAACATCAATCAGCATTTAGAGGCTTTATACAGCGAAATGAACCAAAAAGTTAGCACACAGCTGGAAGGAATTTCATTGGAAGATTTTTCGAATCAATTTTAA
- a CDS encoding NAD(P)-dependent oxidoreductase, giving the protein MKIAIIGATGFVGSAILNELADRKHEITAIARTPKDTANATWVAADIFNVDALAEILKGHDAVVNAYNPGWTNPNIYDEFLAGSKAIQEAVKKSGVKRFITIGGGGSLFVAPGLQAVDTPDFPKEFYAGATAARDYLNVIKEEKDLDWAFFSPAFEMHGGITTGRTGKYRLGLENPVFNDEQRSILSVEDLAVVIADEVETPKHHQVRFTAGY; this is encoded by the coding sequence ATGAAAATAGCAATTATTGGAGCAACAGGATTTGTTGGCTCAGCAATTTTAAACGAATTAGCAGATAGAAAACATGAAATTACTGCAATCGCAAGAACTCCAAAAGATACTGCAAACGCCACTTGGGTTGCTGCAGATATTTTTAATGTAGACGCATTGGCAGAAATTTTAAAAGGCCACGATGCTGTAGTGAATGCTTATAATCCAGGATGGACAAACCCAAACATCTATGATGAATTTTTAGCAGGTTCTAAAGCTATTCAAGAAGCAGTTAAAAAATCGGGCGTAAAACGTTTTATTACTATTGGCGGGGGCGGCAGTTTGTTTGTAGCTCCAGGTTTACAAGCAGTTGATACTCCAGATTTTCCAAAAGAATTTTATGCAGGAGCTACGGCGGCAAGAGATTATTTAAATGTAATTAAGGAAGAAAAAGATTTAGATTGGGCATTTTTTAGTCCTGCTTTTGAAATGCATGGCGGAATTACAACAGGAAGAACAGGAAAATATCGTTTAGGATTAGAAAATCCGGTTTTTAACGATGAGCAGAGAAGTATTTTATCTGTAGAAGATCTAGCTGTTGTTATTGCCGATGAAGTAGAAACTCCAAAACACCATCAAGTTAGATTTACAGCTGGATATTAA
- the meaB gene encoding methylmalonyl Co-A mutase-associated GTPase MeaB — MSNSNKQTGSISEKAGISPPEITNILAINQIKSKRRQQPSSQELISGILEGNRTSLSRAITLIESTNPDHFEKAGEVIQGCLAHANKSIRIGITGVPGVGKSTFIEAFGKQLTALGKKVAVLAVDPSSSLSHGSILGDKTRMEELVKDENAFIRPSASGETLGGVARKTRETIILCEAGGFDTIIIETVGVGQSETAVHSMVDFFLLLKISGAGDELQGIKRGIMEMADAIVINKADGDNIKKANQAKLEFNRALHLFPSKKSNWQPKVTTCSSLTKDGIPEVWNTISDYFELTKESGFFDEKRNEQNHFWMMETINEQLKQNFYNQPEIISLLEQNKKAVQKNEISPFAAASELLKLYFSKDSK, encoded by the coding sequence TTGTCAAATTCTAATAAACAAACTGGTAGCATATCTGAAAAAGCTGGAATTTCACCACCCGAAATCACCAATATTTTGGCTATCAATCAAATTAAAAGCAAACGCAGACAACAACCCTCTTCTCAAGAATTAATTAGTGGAATTTTAGAAGGAAATAGAACTTCCTTAAGCCGTGCCATTACTTTAATTGAAAGCACCAATCCAGATCATTTTGAAAAAGCTGGCGAAGTCATTCAAGGCTGTTTGGCTCATGCCAATAAATCTATTCGAATTGGAATTACAGGCGTTCCCGGTGTTGGAAAAAGTACTTTTATTGAAGCTTTTGGAAAACAACTTACTGCGTTAGGAAAAAAAGTAGCGGTTCTAGCAGTCGACCCTAGCAGTTCGCTTTCGCACGGAAGTATTTTGGGCGACAAAACCAGAATGGAAGAATTGGTTAAAGATGAAAATGCTTTTATCAGACCAAGTGCTTCTGGTGAAACTTTGGGCGGTGTAGCTCGAAAAACCCGAGAAACAATTATTCTTTGTGAAGCCGGAGGTTTTGATACTATTATTATAGAAACTGTTGGTGTTGGCCAAAGCGAAACTGCTGTTCACAGTATGGTCGATTTCTTTTTACTTTTAAAAATTTCTGGTGCAGGCGATGAACTCCAAGGCATCAAACGAGGTATTATGGAAATGGCTGATGCGATTGTAATCAACAAAGCAGACGGTGATAATATAAAAAAAGCAAATCAGGCCAAACTTGAATTCAATAGAGCTTTACATTTATTTCCATCAAAAAAATCAAATTGGCAACCCAAAGTTACCACTTGCAGTTCGCTAACAAAAGACGGGATTCCTGAAGTCTGGAATACTATTTCTGATTATTTTGAATTAACTAAAGAAAGCGGATTTTTCGACGAAAAAAGAAACGAACAAAATCATTTTTGGATGATGGAAACCATAAATGAACAATTAAAGCAGAACTTCTATAATCAGCCAGAAATTATTTCGCTTTTAGAACAAAATAAAAAAGCAGTGCAAAAAAATGAGATTTCACCTTTTGCAGCTGCTTCTGAATTATTGAAATTATATTTTTCTAAAGATTCTAAGTGA
- a CDS encoding LTA synthase family protein yields the protein MKNLRFLKPIFSFIAIGLLITTLSRVFLFFLFKERVVQTPDFWYIFPIGLRMDLILLCYLSFLPALLITFLPNKWIKFTNKFLVIYSFLFLFLILFVELASPDFVKQYDTRPNKIFLDYLIYPKEVVGMLLKSYLTSIIVTFLILGVALYFAVKKGRQLFYTSSAEYKFKLMIFPLLAFLLFFGARSSLTSKRPINASNAVFSTDQLTNALGLNSFYTVAFAAYSIKNEGNTKMYGKMDENEAIARVKKYMIAGPNDFTDKEIPFLHVQQPDSLLKKPYNLVIFLQESLGAEYVGILGGKPLTPEFDKLSKEGTLFTNLYCTGTRSVRGIEAVVTGFLPSPSESVVRLGNSQQGFFTLADALKQKGYDTSFIYGGMANFDNMASFFNGNGFQDIVDQTDFESDGNKYAFKGTWGYSDEDLVTKANQYFKSKGDKPFFSLMFSTSNHEPFEYPAGRIKPYDKKPNTVNNAMKYADFSIGKFFEMAKKEAYFKNTIFIVIADHNTRTYGKNLVPINKFHIPAFIMGPGVPKGAVYDRLASQIDIPPTLLSYLGLPFETPMVGRNLSKLDPKVQGRSIMQFNDINAFRVENQVVIMQPNLKPLQFEIKNDTTLIPVKLNEELAKDALAHVITAGNLYKESKYKLRR from the coding sequence ATGAAAAACTTACGTTTCTTAAAACCGATTTTTAGTTTCATCGCAATCGGATTACTGATTACAACTCTAAGTCGAGTATTTTTATTTTTTCTTTTTAAAGAAAGAGTTGTTCAAACACCAGATTTCTGGTATATTTTTCCAATCGGTCTTCGAATGGATTTGATATTACTTTGCTATTTGTCGTTTCTTCCGGCACTACTGATTACCTTTTTGCCGAATAAATGGATAAAATTTACCAATAAATTTCTGGTAATTTATAGTTTTCTTTTTCTGTTTTTAATTCTTTTTGTAGAATTAGCCTCGCCAGATTTTGTAAAACAATATGATACACGTCCAAATAAGATTTTCTTAGATTATCTTATTTATCCAAAGGAAGTAGTAGGAATGCTTTTAAAAAGTTATCTGACTTCTATAATCGTAACATTCCTAATTTTAGGAGTTGCGCTTTATTTTGCTGTCAAAAAAGGAAGACAATTGTTCTATACTTCAAGCGCAGAATACAAATTCAAGTTAATGATATTTCCATTATTGGCTTTTTTATTGTTTTTTGGAGCACGTTCTAGTCTAACTTCAAAGCGACCTATTAATGCGAGTAATGCTGTTTTTTCTACCGACCAATTAACAAATGCTCTTGGATTAAATTCATTTTATACGGTTGCTTTTGCTGCTTATTCAATTAAGAACGAAGGAAATACCAAAATGTATGGTAAAATGGATGAAAACGAAGCAATTGCTCGTGTAAAAAAATACATGATCGCTGGTCCAAATGATTTTACAGATAAAGAAATTCCGTTTTTACATGTACAGCAACCCGATTCTTTATTGAAGAAGCCCTATAATTTAGTAATCTTTTTGCAAGAAAGTTTAGGCGCAGAGTATGTTGGAATTTTAGGAGGAAAACCTTTAACGCCAGAATTTGATAAATTATCGAAAGAAGGAACATTATTTACCAATTTATATTGCACAGGAACCAGAAGTGTCCGCGGAATTGAAGCAGTAGTGACTGGGTTTTTGCCTTCGCCATCTGAAAGTGTCGTAAGATTAGGAAATTCACAGCAAGGCTTTTTTACATTAGCAGATGCTTTAAAACAAAAAGGCTACGACACAAGTTTCATTTACGGTGGAATGGCCAATTTTGATAATATGGCATCATTTTTTAATGGAAATGGTTTCCAAGATATTGTCGATCAAACCGATTTTGAATCTGATGGGAATAAATATGCTTTTAAAGGAACTTGGGGATATTCTGATGAAGATTTGGTAACCAAAGCCAATCAGTATTTTAAATCAAAAGGAGACAAACCGTTTTTCTCTTTAATGTTCTCGACTTCAAATCACGAACCTTTTGAATATCCAGCGGGAAGAATTAAACCTTATGATAAAAAGCCTAATACGGTAAATAATGCCATGAAATATGCTGATTTCTCTATTGGAAAATTCTTTGAAATGGCAAAAAAAGAGGCTTACTTTAAAAACACAATTTTCATTGTAATCGCAGATCATAATACAAGAACATACGGCAAAAATTTAGTTCCAATAAACAAATTCCATATTCCAGCATTTATTATGGGGCCAGGAGTTCCAAAAGGAGCAGTTTATGACAGACTGGCAAGTCAGATTGATATTCCACCTACATTGTTAAGTTACTTAGGCCTTCCGTTTGAAACACCAATGGTAGGTAGAAATTTAAGCAAACTTGATCCGAAAGTACAAGGAAGATCTATTATGCAGTTTAATGATATCAATGCATTTAGAGTAGAAAATCAGGTTGTAATCATGCAGCCAAATTTGAAGCCATTGCAATTTGAAATCAAAAATGATACGACTTTAATTCCGGTTAAATTAAATGAAGAATTAGCTAAAGATGCTTTGGCGCATGTAATTACAGCTGGAAATTTGTATAAGGAAAGTAAGTATAAATTAAGACGCTAA